The following are encoded together in the Malaya genurostris strain Urasoe2022 chromosome 3, Malgen_1.1, whole genome shotgun sequence genome:
- the LOC131437034 gene encoding uncharacterized protein LOC131437034: MKRTAFSKWFSIPYEDKRLIAYLLGGLTALFGTVLYGLFVTHNIGMFDDGSCPRFSYVYNLELPLLAVILLVFYAATFTFIWGVWKEKSKFILPFFCLLVATMGFIGHAHIERVLFEVNEGERRFVLAAFGFTTGVLVFASAVTLLLYREMNCERRNKEEYVELFVTG; the protein is encoded by the exons ATGAAGCGCACGGCATTTTCCAAATGGTTTTCGATCCCCTACGAAGACAAACGCTTGATAGCTTACTTGCTGGGTGGACTGACGGCTCTGTTCGGTACCGTGCTGTACGGTCTGTTCGTTACGCACAACATCGGCATGTTTGACGATGGAAGCTGTCCGAGATTTTCCTACG TTTACAATTTAGAGCTCCCTCTGCTGGCGGTGATCCTGCTGGTGTTCTACGCTGCCACGTTCACATTCATCTGGGGTGTTTGGAAG GAAAAGTCAAAATTCATTCTGCCATTTTTCTGTCTCTTGGTCGCTACCATGGGATTCATTGGACATGCCCACATCGAACGGGTCCTTTTCGAGGTCAACGAAGGCGAACGGCGTTTTGTGCTAGCAGCGTTCGGCTTTACGACAG GGGTGTTGGTTTTTGCGAGTGCTGTTACCTTGCTGCTCTATCGGGAGATGAATTGCgagcgacgaaataaggaagaATATGTGGAATTGTTCGTTACTGGGTAG